One segment of Solanum stenotomum isolate F172 chromosome 1, ASM1918654v1, whole genome shotgun sequence DNA contains the following:
- the LOC125853740 gene encoding laccase-14-like, whose amino-acid sequence MSFQKQAMKILISLVLIIFFAVQYTASTNASTNFHFVIEETSFDRLCQSKKILTINGQFPGPTIYAQAGETLALAFENKGKDNVTMFCCRGVGRQVKSDQVEWLIEPGSKVRKNITILDDEEGTLWWHAMNIWQRATVHGAFIVLPKPGKPDDHANIPIILGEWWKKDVKEVFLEYIDSGGDIKSDAFTVNGQPGDFYPCSNNGTFRIAVDTGKKYLLRVVNAAMSKTLYFGIARHNLTVMAMDGSPVTEPFTTDYVKLTRQQSIDCIFEANQHQDYYYMVVVTYIGETYDTNKITTAIIEYHGNYTPSSPPLLPLLPNFSPNYDKSSSRNYLNVIMTFVILGLFFCTTLVIVWNRRPSRRHRSAMVTPL is encoded by the exons ATGTCATTCCAAAAACAGGCCATGAAAATACTCATTAGCTTAGTATTAATCATATTTTTCGCGGTACAGTACACTGCTTCAACAAATGCCAGTACTAATTTTCATTTCGTT ATTGAAGAAACTTCTTTCGATAGGCTTTGCCAATCAAAGAAGATTCTTACTATCAACGGACAATTCCCAGGGCCTACCATATATGCACAGGCTGGAGAAACGTTGGCCTTAGCCTTTGAAAACAAAGGGAAGGACAACGTTACAATGTTTTG TTGTAGGGGCGTGGGTAGACAGGTGAAGTCTGATCAAGTGGAATGGCTAATTGAGCCAGGGTCtaaagtaagaaaaaatatcACAATACTTGACGATGAGGAAGGGACACTATGGTGGCATGCCATGAACATCTGGCAACGTGCCACTGTTCATGGCGCTTTCATTGTCCTTCCAAAACCCGGAAAGCCTGATGATCATGCCAATATTCCCATCATTTTAG GTGAATGGTGGAAGAAGGATGTCAAGGAGGTCTTCCTTGAATATATTGACTCCGGCGGTGACATAAAATCGGACGCTTTCACTGTTAATGGACAGCCTGGTGACTTCTACCCTTGTTCAAACAATG GAACTTTTAGGATAGCAGTGGATACTGGGAAGAAATATCTTCTCAGAGTTGTGAACGCTGCAATGAGTAAAACACTCTACTTTGGGATTGCAAGACACAACTTAACCGTTATGGCGATGGATGGAAGTCCTGTAACAGAGCCATTTACAACAGACTACGTCAAATTGACTAGACAACAGTCGATTGACTGCATCTTTGAGGCGAACCAACATcaagattattattatatggTCGTTGTAACATATATTGGTGAGACGTACGACACGAATAAAATTACAACCGCCATTATAGAATACCACGGGAATTACACACCCTCGTCACCACCTCTTCTACCTCTTCTTCCCAACTTCTCCCCCAACTACGATAAAAGTTCTAGTAGGAATTATTTAAATGTAATAATGACTTTTGTAATTTTGGGTTTATTTTTCTGTACGACATTGGTTATTGTTTGGAATAGGCGGCCTAGTAGGCGTCATAGAAGTGCAATGGTCACTCCCCTGTAA
- the LOC125853496 gene encoding uncharacterized protein LOC125853496, with the protein MGLMFTTLCFIILVWTTIAFCLVEGYGSSRNAELVLETIHGDIYDCVDVYKQPTLLHPMPHKERIKMTIAKELEKQRSVKGKRLQKDENINFKAEEFWLNKKGCPIGTVPIRRLTQEQLQSAKDASLSMENESLAENIIDFAGITIRATPEIKSFTSISTIVTLNNPQLNGLGQYSSATIFLRSADNAPNLEQIQAGWIVHPKLYGDGRTRLYSHWTTDGGQKTGCYNNICPGFVQLDTDVPIDYAFPKISRPMHGDVELEIKIYKDEDYYLLFQGLFVIGFWPETLFNELRNGSQIVRYGGKAYTPAGEPHSPPMGSGAFQLNDPQITCHMRQVMYGVGYNQDVQPNISLVETHDSRCYHAGSEYNAYDGYWDYNFLFGGPGFC; encoded by the exons ATGGGATTGATGTTTACAACTCTATgcttcattattttagtttggaCCACCATTGCCTTTTGTTTGGTTGAAGGTTATGGGTCTAGTCGAAATGCAGAACTCGTCCTTGAG ACTATTCACGGAGATATTTATGATTGTGTGGATGTTTATAAACAACCAACTCTTTTGCACCCGATGCCGCACAAAGAAAGAATCAAG ATGACAATTGCTAAGGAGCTAGAAAAACAAAGATCAGTCAAAGGCAAGCGATTGCAAAAggatgaaaatattaattttaaagcaGAAGAGTTCTGGTTGAATAAAAAAGGTTGTCCGATTGGAACAGTCCCTATTCGACGATTGACACAAGAACAACTCCAAAGCGCCAAAGATGCCTCCTTAAGCATGGAAAATGAATCCCTTGCTGAAAATATCATCGAT TTTGCAGGAATTACCATACGCGCAACTCcagaaataaaaagttttacaaGTATATCAACCATTGTTACTTTGAATAATCCACAATTAAATGGACTAGGCCAATATAGTTCCGCAACAATATTTCTTCGAAGTGCAGATAATGCACCAAATTTAGAGCAAATACAGGCCGGATGGATT GTACATCCAAAACTTTACGGTGATGGACGGACTCGGTTATACTCCCATTGGAC gacAGATGGCGGCCAGAAAACAGGATGTTACAACAATATTTGTCCAGGATTTGTTCAACTTGACACAGATGTACCAATAGATTATGCTTTCCCAAAAATTTCTAGGCCAATGCATGGTGACGTTGAATTGGAAATTAAAATCTACAAGGATGAAG actattatcttttatttcaGGGTTTGTTTGTTATTGGATTTTGGCCGGAGACTCTTTTCAATGAATTAAGAAATGGATCGCAGATAGTGCGATACGGAGGAAAGGCATATACACCAGCGGGTGAACCACATAGTCCACCCATGGGAAGTGGTGCTTTTCAGTTAAACGATCCACAAATCACTTGTCATATGCGTCAAGTCATGTATGGAGTGGGCTATAATCAAGATGTTCAACCCAATATATCGTTGGTTGAAACTCATGATTCTAGATGTTACCATGCTGGAAGTGAGTATAATGCTTATGATGGTTACTgggattataattttttgtttggggGTCCTGGTTTTTGCTGA